One genomic window of Polyangium aurulentum includes the following:
- a CDS encoding DNA-3-methyladenine glycosylase I — protein sequence MPKRCPWAEGDPLLGAYHDAEWGVPERDSRALWEKLMLDGFQAGLSWLTILRKRDAFREAFEGFEPKRVARFGEADVERLLVNPGIIRSRSKIEATIGNARAYLDMKAAGEDFSTFIWTMAGGAPIRNAWQGAGDVPAKTPLSEEISKALKKRGFKFVGPVIVYAWMQATGIVDDHVAGCFRRPKSARGASR from the coding sequence ATGCCGAAACGCTGCCCATGGGCCGAGGGCGATCCGCTGCTCGGCGCCTATCACGACGCGGAGTGGGGCGTGCCCGAGCGCGACAGCCGCGCGCTCTGGGAAAAGCTCATGCTGGACGGCTTCCAGGCCGGTCTGTCGTGGCTCACCATCCTCCGAAAGCGCGACGCCTTCCGCGAGGCGTTCGAGGGCTTCGAGCCGAAGCGGGTGGCGCGCTTCGGCGAGGCCGACGTCGAGCGGCTGCTCGTCAATCCCGGCATCATCCGCTCGCGGTCCAAGATCGAGGCGACGATCGGCAACGCCCGCGCCTATCTGGACATGAAGGCCGCGGGCGAGGACTTTTCCACCTTCATCTGGACGATGGCCGGCGGCGCGCCGATCCGCAACGCGTGGCAGGGCGCGGGCGACGTGCCGGCGAAGACGCCGCTGTCGGAGGAAATATCGAAGGCGCTCAAAAAGCGCGGCTTCAAGTTCGTCGGGCCGGTCATCGTCTACGCCTGGATGCAGGCGACGGGCATCGTCGACGACCACGTCGCAGGATGCTTTCGCCGACCGAAGAGCGCGCGAGGCGCTTCACGATAG